A genomic window from Silene latifolia isolate original U9 population chromosome Y, ASM4854445v1, whole genome shotgun sequence includes:
- the LOC141630948 gene encoding uncharacterized protein LOC141630948, producing the protein MAVGVMQKEIVNDIVEKFLRHDFAVMLFHYDGVVDEWSDMKWNDRVIHVSAKNQTKWWFAKRFLHPDIVAEYDYIFLWDEVIDVENFHPQRLRCFLSETFLKMPSRGLAMS; encoded by the exons ATGGCAGTGGGAGTAATGCAGAAGGAAATTGTTAATGATATTGTTGAAAAG TTCTTGAGACATGATTTTGCTGTAATGCTTTTTCATTATGATGGTGTTGTGGATGAATGGAGTGACATGAAATGGAATGATCGTGTGATACATGTGTCTGCTAAGAATCAAACAAAATG GTGGTTTGCCAAACGCTTCTTGCATCCAGATATTGTTGCAGAGTACGATTACATTTTTCTTTGGGATGAAGTTATTGATGTTGAGAATTTCCATCCACAAAGGTTACGCTGCTTCT TATCTGAAACTTTTTTAAAAATGCCATCACGAGGGCTTGCTATGTCTTAG